The Argonema galeatum A003/A1 genomic sequence CGCAATTACCGCGCCTTTCAAATGAGTGAGGATGTCAAGAAACAGGCTTTCGCTGCGGTAATAGGCGTGCAGCGATCGCACCGCCGATAAATCCAAATAAGTGTCCCTGCCACGATATCCCTATCTGGGACGGCAGGACGCCCCAAATCAAGCTTCCGTAGAAGAAGCCCACAATTAAGGACAAGGCAATAGATATAATGCTGCGTTCAAAGTATCCCCGCAGTAGCAAAAAGCCAAGATAGCCAAATACCACTCCACTTGCGCCAATATGGAGAGAGTTGGATGGGGCCGTCAGCCAGACACCAAGTCCGCTGACTAACATTGTTATAGCCGAGACAATGAAAAAATCGCTGGTTTCTCGCAGCATTATCAACCAGCCCAGGGTGACAAAAGGTACAGTATTAGCAGCTAAGTGAAAGAAATTTCCGTGCAAAAACGGTGCAAACAAAATGCCGCGAAGCCCGATAGTGCTGTGCGGAATTATACCATAAATATCCAGCGCCCCTCGGAGGAAGAATCGATCGACGATTTCCAGAAGCCACATGAGGGCGACGATTCCACCTAAAATA encodes the following:
- a CDS encoding rhomboid family intramembrane serine protease, which encodes MSREDAKSIARELKNQVIILGGIVALMWLLEIVDRFFLRGALDIYGIIPHSTIGLRGILFAPFLHGNFFHLAANTVPFVTLGWLIMLRETSDFFIVSAITMLVSGLGVWLTAPSNSLHIGASGVVFGYLGFLLLRGYFERSIISIALSLIVGFFYGSLIWGVLPSQIGISWQGHLFGFIGGAIAARLLPQRKPVS